CTATTTCCCTTACATCATCCCAGGCCGGACGTCTTAAACCAACAACATCTGATCCAAATCTTCCTGATTGAAAATAAGTATAAACCTCAAAATACTGTGGATATAAACTGAAGAAGGTGTAATATGATTTGCCCATGGCATTGATTTTTTGAGTGTCAGCAGCGGATTTTACATTATTTTTAACCATTTCATTCAGTATTTTAACTCCACGCAAGATAACCGCAAAACACAATGCTTCTTTATTTTTAAAATAAATATAAAGGGTGGCCCGGTTCAACTCCACTTCTTTGGCGATATCGTTCATGGAAACGTTATCATAACCTTTGATGAAAAATAACTTTTCAGCAGCGTCAATGATAGATTGTTTTCTTTGTTCCTTCTCTCGTATCTTCCGAGCTGCTGTTGACATTCCATCCCACCTTATTAAAACATAATTAATTTAAAGATATGCTAATCACTATTAATGATAGTTTGGTTTTGGAGGTTAATAAGTGGTGTTGAACACTAAAGAATGTAATGATTACATAAATGGGATTAAAAGTGACATCAATTAAGATATATTTGCATAAATAATATGAAAAAGTGTTTAATTCAGTTTAATTAAATTTAGCTTTTAAAAATGATGAGTAAAAAATCAAAAATCCTTTTTGTATTTAAAATGAAAATTGGTGAAAAATGCGGCTGCTGATCTAACTCAACAGCCACATGAAGTCTGGTTTTAAACAGTTAAAAGCTGTTTATAACATCTCCTAATAGTTTTATGGATTTCTCTTTATCTGGTCCAATTGGAGATCCAGCTACATACTGGGTCACTCCCATGTCACTGAGAGCTTCGATTTTAGGAACAAAATCATCAGGTGTTCCAACAACAGAGAAAGCATCCATGAGTTTGTCATCAACCATTCCGATTGCCGCGCCGAAATCACCGTTACCTATAAATGTCCTGATTTTTCCAGAAATTGAAGGATTTATCCCATGTCTTTCTAGAACTGGAGCTGGTGAACCCATGGCTATAAATGCCACCACGATTTTAGCTGCTTTTAATGCGGCGTTGGCATCTTCATCAATTGAACAACAGGTATAGGCCACCACATCAACATCTTCTAATTTTTTCCCTGCAAGTGTGGATCCTTCTTTTATTAGAGGTACGGCTACTTCAAAATCCTTAGGGTTAGAAGCATTTATAAGTGCACCATCAGAAATTTCACCAGCTGTTTTAAGCATCATTGGTCCTTGAGCACCCATATAAATTGGAATTTTATCCTGGACTGGTTTAACTCCCTTAAGGACTGCACCATTTTTGGTTTTTTCACTTTTAAGGAGGGTTTCTATAGTTTCAATGGAACTCTTTATGGTGCTGACCGGCTTTGTCCATTCAATTCCTAGCGCATCAAAGGCTGCCTTATCACCAGGCCCCATACCTAAAGTTGCCCTTCCGTGGGATAATTCGTCGATTGTTGCAATTACAGATGCAGTTATGGCAGGATTTCGAACGTAAGGATTGGTAACTCCTGGGCCAATTTTAATACTTTCTGTTCCTGCTGCAATCATTGCTAATGTTACATAAACGTTCTTGTTGTCGTAATGGTCGGTTACCCATGCGTATTCGAAGCCAACATCTTCTGCCAGCTTTACCAGTTTCACAATTTTTTCTATTGGTTCGTTTGGAAGAAATTCAATACCAAATTTCATACCTTCACTCTCCTTTGACTAATGGTCATAATTATTATTGACCATTGGTCATTATATATAATAACTGATGGTCAATACTATATAAAAGTTTGGTTATGAATGCAAGTTCTATAATACTGAAAATTTGTCAACTTCT
The DNA window shown above is from Methanobacterium sp. and carries:
- a CDS encoding TetR/AcrR family transcriptional regulator translates to MSTAARKIREKEQRKQSIIDAAEKLFFIKGYDNVSMNDIAKEVELNRATLYIYFKNKEALCFAVILRGVKILNEMVKNNVKSAADTQKINAMGKSYYTFFSLYPQYFEVYTYFQSGRFGSDVVGLRRPAWDDVREIARLQKEIFDILHLAIKNGIKRGKFSSKLDPLYATFLVMNALDIVLNPSPMVMKELKDRDINLYKFETDFMYFVNELLKNKEL
- the mer gene encoding 5,10-methylenetetrahydromethanopterin reductase, which gives rise to MKFGIEFLPNEPIEKIVKLVKLAEDVGFEYAWVTDHYDNKNVYVTLAMIAAGTESIKIGPGVTNPYVRNPAITASVIATIDELSHGRATLGMGPGDKAAFDALGIEWTKPVSTIKSSIETIETLLKSEKTKNGAVLKGVKPVQDKIPIYMGAQGPMMLKTAGEISDGALINASNPKDFEVAVPLIKEGSTLAGKKLEDVDVVAYTCCSIDEDANAALKAAKIVVAFIAMGSPAPVLERHGINPSISGKIRTFIGNGDFGAAIGMVDDKLMDAFSVVGTPDDFVPKIEALSDMGVTQYVAGSPIGPDKEKSIKLLGDVINSF